One stretch of Prinia subflava isolate CZ2003 ecotype Zambia chromosome 19, Cam_Psub_1.2, whole genome shotgun sequence DNA includes these proteins:
- the ANHX gene encoding anomalous homeobox protein, with the protein MMMKQFMAMLKKNENEHCPPTKLLNLAGQLCQQLQSSSPSLEKLVEAMMGCKNKKYFLTNIHVVRACVSVHIHKRQHDAACRLLEYCEAEEKEELVQLWHEIHYRRVMEKQQKDCLTPLQKFRCRKRNPPPISLCPEGLKTRNYSEQVRQCLHRFAAEVTANPNKKQREGLARDMNLQPTQVYNWFANYRRRRKSRPRVKELNNPCPERALASHTNEPQDKGSHTPQTADGSRVGISPEQMETTLMPCEAGGEQSAAALHKPPGGTCLKMLECSCMQSPEQCEAGTSTALFTTHSAEQPVPAGTEAVMEPGTCFGPPVLLPGEAVSRAAASPGQGSFAPCSYESLPSVIYCLPLRQAPYSTRGDPGSMWTPVPLRLCLASLSAHLFLYPVWKKAKPWDQARSRRIQMLTH; encoded by the exons ATGATGATGAAGCAGTTCATGGCCATGttaaagaagaatgaaaatgagCATTGCCCACCCACCAAGCTGTTGAATCTAGCAGGACAGCtttgccagcagctccagagctcgTCTCCTAGCCTGGAGAAGCTGGTTGAAGCCATGATGGGATGCAAgaacaagaaatattttctcactaACATCCACGTTGTCCGGGCCTGTGTGTCTGTTCATATCCATAAAAGGCAGCATGATGCAGCCTGCAGACTCCTGGAG TATTGCgaggcagaagagaaggaagagctggTGCAACTTTGGCATGAGATTCACTACCGGAGGGTtatggagaagcagcagaaagatTGTCTGACACCACTGCAGAAATTCCGTTGCAGGAAGAG GAATCCTCCACCTATTTCCCTTTGTCCTGAAGGTTTGAAGACTCGAAACTATTCGGAACAAGTACGCCAGTGCCTGCACAGGTTTGCTGCAGAGGTGACAGCAAATCCAAACAAGAAACAGCGG GAGGGATTGGCTCGGGACATGAACCTGCAGCCAACTCAGGTCTATAACTGGTTTGCAAATTATCGGCGACGTCGAAAATCCCGTCCTCGTGTGAAAGAGCTCAACAATCCATGTCCTGAGAGGGCTTTGGCTTCCCACACAAATGAGCCACAGGATAAAGGATCCCACACTCCACAAACTGCAG ATGGATCTCGTGTGGGCATCAGCCCTGAGCAGATGGAGACAACCCTCATGCCCTgtgaggcaggaggggagcagtcagctgcagctctgcataAGCCTCCTGGAGGAACGTGTTTGAAGATGCTGGAATGCAG CTGTatgcagagccctgagcagtgTGAAGCTGGAACAAGCACGGCTTTGTTCACCACTCACAGCGCTGAACAACCTGTacctgctggcactgaggctgTGATGGAACCAGGAACCTGCTTTggccctcctgtgctgctgcctggagaagcagtgagcagggctgctgccagccccgggcaggggagCTTTGCCCCGTGCTCTTACGAGTCCCTTCCCTCTGTGATTTATTGTCTGCCCTTGAGGCAGGCCCCTTACAGCACCAGAGGAGACCCTGGCTCCATGTGGACCCCAG ttcctCTGAGACTGTGTTTGGCAAGCCTCAGTGCCCACCTGTTTCTGTACCCTGTGTGGAAGAAAGCCAAGCCTTGGGACCAAGCCAG GTCCCGGAGGATCCAGATGTTGACTCACTAA